DNA from Brassica napus cultivar Da-Ae chromosome C4, Da-Ae, whole genome shotgun sequence:
GATATGACCCCGTTTCTAAAGAGTTCAAGGTTTTGTCAATGGAAACCTCGTTTGTAAGTGGTCAGTATCTCTCTGTGAAACACCAAGTTCTGACATTAGGAACTGAGAAATTGTCATGGAGGATGGTCGAATGTTGCATCCCACATAATTCTTCTCGTAAGTGGATATGTATCAGTGGTGTTCTTTACTACACAGCTACAGAAGGCTACTGGTCTTCCATGGTagtttgttttgatttgaattCTGAGAAGTTCACCTTTGAGAATTTCATGAAAGCTTCCGGTAAAGAAATGCATGGTTCAACAACTCTGATCAACTACAATGGGAAACTAGGTTTGCTTATGTCTGAAGATACTAGTAGTGATTATATTTGTGGAGCAAGTAAAAGTCTTAAGCTGTGGGTTCTACGAGATGCTGGAAAAAATGAGTGGTCCGAGCATGTATATACGTATTACCGCCTTCTTGGGAGGATGTAGTTTCAGAGTACATGCGCATTTCTGGAATGGTTGGTACAAATGAAATCGTATTGGCCCCTTTGTTCCAAAACGTGCCTCCCTATGTCATCTACTACAATGTGGAGAGAAAGACGATCACAAAAGTTGGGATACAGGTAATGGAAGCGCTTCAGGGAAAGAGATTTTACACCTTTGTCAACTATGTTGAGGATGTGAAGTTTCTTTAAGTAAGATATGTGTACGTAGTTTTCTGATCGTCTTTGTAAGAGATCATAGAGATAGGtacaaaataaagaaagttGAAGGAAGAGCTATAGATGATGATGCTATAGATGATGATGCTATCCAAACTGagatttttattgttgttaactTTAAACTTTAAAGCACCTAGTCAATTAAGACTGGGAATTCACACCTTGCTTCTTTGTTCatatttattagatttttttctggTTATATAAATTAGGACTGGAcaaaaaatccaaatccgaaGAACCAAACCGGACCTGGTCCAAAAATATAGTATTGGACTGGATCCAAAATTggttaaatatccgaacgagttcaaaattttggtatctagagatcTAGAACGGAATCAGACCCAAACTCAAATATTTTGGGTACCTAAATGTATCTTaaatagatttatttatttaaatatattaattattttagatttaatatacataaaatctaaaatatataaaatattatgaaaattatccaaaaacttaaaaatatatacaagtaatcaaaaataaatgcataaaatagttaaacaataatcaaaacaccaaaaatactaGAAATATCTATTGACtctttaaaccaaaccaatttatatgttaagtttatgtATTTTAGCATACAATGTTCAAATGTATATgtaatatatcatttatttttttggattttggaaatttaaaatatgtatgaatttttaaattttattaaaaatagtttaaacgGGTATCCAAACTCAGAAAGATCCAAACGAAACctgaaccaaaatttataaataccgAACCAGAACGCATATCCAAACATCCACCCCTGTAAATAGAGTTTATgtataagtttttttgtttgaaaaatatatgaatagaaGACGGACACAAAACTTCAatcttttgtctctctcttttcCAACAAAGTGCTAGACAAAGGAAGATAGAACGAACAaacaaacaacacaaaaacGTCTATCAGAATGGTTCACAATGTATTAGAGGCACAATACAAGTGCAAACTAACTTATTCAAAGGTATCAGACATGTGTTAAATGAGCCACCAGATACTAAAGAGCATCATTAGTGAAGATAAAGAGTACCTTCCCATtattatattactatttttaaagtaatttatataatgtgatttaGTACTTAACCAGCATGATGTCAATTAAATCAATACCAAAAAAAGCATATGAGATTCTAAGAAGTCAAATACAACAATAAGACTTGTATGATTGTATCAGTAGAAACTTGTATTCAACGGCATCGTAGTTGAGAAAGGTACCAATCGagtgataaaattgatttaagaGAGAGGGATGGCAAATCATCAAATTTTCATGCTCCAAACAAATCTCAAGACCTTTTTCCACTAACAAGTACTGtatcaaataacaaaaacaacgAAAAAAGAGGAAAAATGGACACAAGAAAAATATCAGAAATAAAACTTTGCTGACTTAATTTGATTCAATATGCTTCTTGACAATGTTGAGTGCAGTAGTATCTTCACCATAGTCCTGTAACATTAAACAACATAACGAATAAATCACCAAACACATGCCAATCACATCTAGAGACgtttaaaaacaaagaagaagaagactctttACCTTGACTACAAGGCACGAGCATCCAACAACCTTCCTCGCATTACCCTCTGAATCAATCTTGCAAAGCTACAAAACCAAATTCCAACATTATTACAAAACCAGACCAAAATTCCACATCatcaattaaaagaaaaagacaaaaacttaCACCAGCCCATTCACCGAGGGTTTTAGCACTCGGAACCGTAAGCAAGTTGATGTTATGATCAGCGCAGAGAGCTTTCACCAGCTTGACGTAATCAGGCTGGTTGCAGTCCTCAGCCAAGACACAGAGCTGAGCAGACCGCTTCTCAATAAGCTTAGCGCATTCATGGAGACCACGAACCACGCCACCGTGAGCACGAGCCTTCCTAAGCGTGAGCTCCAATGCAGTTAAGAGATCCATGTCCTCTGGAATCGCAGAGGGCTCAGCAACGGGAGGAACAACAACAGCAGGAGCAGCTTCATCACTGAATCACATTGGATAAGAACCAGATCTATGAACGAATCTACaaacacttaacttcagtacTGATTAGGTACATCGCAAAGAGAAGCTT
Protein-coding regions in this window:
- the LOC106399323 gene encoding 40S ribosomal protein S12-1, whose amino-acid sequence is MSGDEAAPAVVVPPVAEPSAIPEDMDLLTALELTLRKARAHGGVVRGLHECAKLIEKRSAQLCVLAEDCNQPDYVKLVKALCADHNINLLTVPSAKTLGEWAGLCKIDSEGNARKVVGCSCLVVKDYGEDTTALNIVKKHIESN